One genomic region from Colletotrichum lupini chromosome 7, complete sequence encodes:
- a CDS encoding glycosyl hydrolase family 88 translates to MLDSIKARKQGIISSGESSSFLETGILSIAMEAALKQYPELKDQYVPYLEEVLNEGTPNLVNATYVATRPLDRFSVANAINAISKSGIATISDTASAASKAINESLSLQIRNPVGGFWYYVYPQWSYLDGMFSVLPFMAAQPQPNYTDISLQVSLLYEHCFQKNTSLVAHGYDYSKTSVWANKETGASPYVWGRAVGWFVAGLVQTWEALDCPAGKHEAKAVCKQLQHMTTQLATSLIRYADPETGVWWQLTTFPGRSGNYLESSSTALFMFSMLKGERLGLLSNSKVDFKKAALKAYDYTTRNFVVDTGNGTIGYNKTVAVCSLNSTASYEYYTHQPLLPNSLLGESAFILASLEVERK, encoded by the coding sequence ATGCTGGACAGCATCAAGGCGCGCAAGCAGGGCATCATCTCGTCTGGTGAATCAAGCAGTTTCCTGGAAACGGGCATTCTATCCATCGCCATGGAGGCTGCACTGAAGCAATACCCGGAGCTTAAGGACCAATATGTCCCTTACTTGGAGGAAGTTCTAAACGAGGGCACTCCCAATTTGGTCAACGCAACTTACGTCGCAACCCGACCTCTGGACCGCTTCTCGGTTGCAAACGCCATCAACGCTATTTCCAAGTCGGGAATCGCGACGATTTCGGACACGGCATCAGCAGCATCGAAAGCCATCAACGAATCTCTGTCGCTTCAAATCCGCAATCCTGTTGGAGGCTTCTGGTACTACGTCTACCCTCAATGGAGTTACCTGGATGGCATGTTCTCTGTACTTCCATTCATGGCTGCGCAACCCCAGCCTAACTACACCGACATCAGCTTGCAGGTTTCGCTGCTCTACGAGCACTGCTTCCAGAAGAACACCTCCTTGGTCGCCCACGGGTACGATTACTCAAAGACTTCCGTCTGGGCAAACAAAGAGACGGGCGCGAGCCCGTATGTATGGGGCCGCGCCGTAGGCTGGTTCGTAGCAGGTTTGGTTCAGACGTGGGAAGCTCTCGATTGTCCCGCTGGCAAGCACGAGGCCAAGGCTGTGTGCAAGCAACTGCAACACATGACGACGCAATTGGCTACGTCTCTCATCCGCTACGCCGACCCCGAGACCGGCGTCTGGTGGCAATTAACAACGTTCCCGGGACGCAGCGGCAACTATCTGGAGAGCTCTAGCACGGCCTTGTTTATGTTCTCTATGCTCAAGGGCGAGAGGCTTGGACTTCTGTCGAACTCGAAGGTAGACTTCAAGAAGGCAGCTTTGAAAGCTTACGACTATACCACCCGAAACTTTGTTGTCGATACTGGTAACGGTACGATAGGGTACAACAAGACAGTCGCTGTGTGCAGTCTCAACTCTACGGCGTCATACGAATACTATACTCACCAACCGCTTTTGCCGAACAGTCTTCTCGGAGAGTCAGCTTTTATCTTGGCCTCTCTTGAGGTAGAAAGGAAGTAG